The segment AGTGCAGCCCATCCAGCTCAAAAAGCCGCTTTCACGGAGCGCGGAGCCCAGCTCAAGACCACCTACGCCACGCTCCATGCCTGGGCGAAAAGCGAGATCGCGAAAATCCCCGCCTCGCAGCGCATCCTCATCACCAGCCATGATGCTTTTGCGTACTTTGGCCGCGCCTATGGGCTCCAGGTCGTCGGCGTGCAGGGCATCTCCACGGTGAGTGAGGCGGGGCTCGCCGATGTCGCCCAGGCGGTGGATTTCATCAAAGCGAAAGCGGTGAAAGCCATCTTCGTCGAGAGCAGCGTGCCGCATGCCACCATCGAGCGGATCGCGCAGGACAGCGGGGCAAAAATCGGTGGGGAGCTCTTCTCCGATGCCCTCGGCGAAAACCAGACTTACGAGCAAATGCTCCGCGCCAACGTCAGCCGCATCGTGGAGGCACTGAAATGACGACAACGCCCGCGCTCGAGCTCCACGATCTCACCGTCAGCTACGCCCAAAAACCGGTGCTCTATGGCATCGACGTGCAGGTGCCACAGCGCTCCATCACCGGCATCATCGGTCCGACCGGAGCCGGCAAAAGCACCATGATCCGTGCCATCATGGGCCTCACGCCGCTGAATGGCGGATGGGTCAAGATTTTCGGTGAGTCCTTCCTGCAAAGCCGCCACCGAGTCGGCTACGTGCCGCAGCGTGAGCAGGTCGATTGGGATTTTCCAGTCAATGTCATGGATGTGGTCCTCATGGGCCGCTACGGCCGCCGTGGCTGGCTGCGCCGTGTCACGAAAGAGGACCACCGCATCGCGGAAGAGAGCCTCGAAAAAGTCGGCATGCTGCCCTTTCGGCATCGTCAAATCGCCAACCTCAGCGGTGGCCAGCAGCAGCGTGTCTTCCTCGCCCGTGCTCTCGCCCAGCAAAGTGATCTCTACCTCATGGACGAGCCCTTTGCCGGTGTGGATGCCACCACCGAACGCGCCATCGTCACCCTGCTCCAGCAGCTCCAAACGGAAGGCAAAACCATCCTCGTCGTCCACCACGACCTGACCACCGCGAAGGAGTACTTTGATCACCTCCTGCTGCTGAACATGCGCCTCGTCGCCTTTGGCAAAACGGAGGATGTTTTCACCGTCGAGCAGCTTCAGAAGACTTATGGGGGCAGGCTGACGATCTTGAGCGATGTCGCTGCGAAAATGAGTCGTGAGATGTGAGAAGTTAGAAGTTAGAAGTGAGATGTAACGAACCTACGAAAACCATGATGCATGTGAGACACTTTCGAGAGCTGAGGACATATCAAAGTGCCCGGCAGGCGGCAGTGATGGTATTTCAGATGTCGAAGGCCTTTCCCAAGGAAGAACGATATTCGCTCACTGATCAGATTCGGAGGGCTTCGAGAGCGGTGAAGGCATTAATCGGCGAGGCCTGGGGGCGCAGGCGTTATAGGGCTTCCTTTTCTCACAAGCT is part of the Verrucomicrobiaceae bacterium genome and harbors:
- a CDS encoding metal ABC transporter ATP-binding protein — translated: MTTTPALELHDLTVSYAQKPVLYGIDVQVPQRSITGIIGPTGAGKSTMIRAIMGLTPLNGGWVKIFGESFLQSRHRVGYVPQREQVDWDFPVNVMDVVLMGRYGRRGWLRRVTKEDHRIAEESLEKVGMLPFRHRQIANLSGGQQQRVFLARALAQQSDLYLMDEPFAGVDATTERAIVTLLQQLQTEGKTILVVHHDLTTAKEYFDHLLLLNMRLVAFGKTEDVFTVEQLQKTYGGRLTILSDVAAKMSREM
- a CDS encoding zinc ABC transporter substrate-binding protein — protein: MKIVRLLAAVLLTACGPTPPQTVDTRPLVVATTTMVADLAAQIGGADIRLAALMGPGVDPHLYKPGASDAQKLSQAKVVLFSGLHLEGRMADMLEKRGVAVTVGIPSAELLLNDGHPDPHVWGDAQLWSHCIDPVVEALSAAHPAQKAAFTERGAQLKTTYATLHAWAKSEIAKIPASQRILITSHDAFAYFGRAYGLQVVGVQGISTVSEAGLADVAQAVDFIKAKAVKAIFVESSVPHATIERIAQDSGAKIGGELFSDALGENQTYEQMLRANVSRIVEALK